In one Shewanella loihica PV-4 genomic region, the following are encoded:
- the lpxA gene encoding acyl-ACP--UDP-N-acetylglucosamine O-acyltransferase, whose amino-acid sequence MIDKLAFVHPDAKIGNNVTIGPWTYIGPDVEIGDDCHLSSHVVVKGPTVIGKGNRIFQFASVGEDCQDKKYAGEPTRLIIGDNNVIRESVTIHRGTVQDNSETRIGSNNLFMAYVHIAHDCVVGNNVIMANNASIAGHVHVGDWAILGGMTGVHQFVHIGAHAFTAGYSLILQDVPPFVMASGQPAIPRGLNSEGMKRRGFSKESQLAVRRAYKTLYRKGLTIEEAVAALGEDAEDEQVKLLMDFVVNSSRGIIR is encoded by the coding sequence GTGATTGATAAGTTAGCATTTGTACACCCAGATGCCAAAATCGGTAACAATGTTACCATAGGCCCATGGACCTATATCGGCCCAGATGTCGAGATCGGCGACGACTGTCATCTGAGCTCTCACGTGGTGGTCAAGGGCCCTACGGTTATCGGCAAGGGTAACCGTATTTTTCAGTTCGCCTCAGTAGGGGAAGACTGCCAGGATAAGAAGTATGCTGGCGAGCCAACCCGGCTGATCATCGGCGATAACAATGTGATCCGCGAATCTGTCACCATACATCGCGGCACGGTGCAGGATAACAGTGAGACCCGTATCGGCTCCAACAACCTGTTTATGGCCTATGTGCACATCGCCCACGACTGTGTGGTGGGTAACAATGTGATCATGGCTAACAACGCCTCTATCGCCGGCCACGTCCATGTGGGCGACTGGGCGATCCTAGGCGGCATGACGGGTGTGCATCAGTTTGTGCATATTGGTGCACATGCCTTTACCGCTGGTTATTCATTGATCCTGCAAGATGTGCCGCCATTTGTGATGGCGTCGGGACAGCCTGCTATCCCAAGGGGACTGAACAGCGAAGGCATGAAACGCCGCGGCTTCTCAAAAGAGAGCCAACTGGCAGTGCGCCGTGCCTACAAGACCTTGTATCGCAAGGGCTTGACCATTGAAGAAGCAGTTGCCGCCTTGGGTGAGGATGCCGAGGACGAGCAGGTTAAGCTGCTGATGGACTTTGTGGTCAACTCGAGCCGAGGCATTATTCGTTAA
- the fabZ gene encoding 3-hydroxyacyl-ACP dehydratase FabZ produces MSNQLNTMDIKEILKFLPHRYPFLLIDRVLDFTPGETLHAIKNVTINEPFFQGHFPVAPVMPGVLILEAMAQATGLLAFKTMSDEPSNDALYYFAGIDNARFKRVVEPGDQLHFEVKMIKERRGIGVFTGEAKVDGELVCSAEIMCARREIAK; encoded by the coding sequence GTGTCAAATCAATTAAATACGATGGATATCAAAGAGATCCTAAAGTTCCTACCTCACAGGTATCCGTTTTTATTGATCGATAGAGTCCTCGACTTTACGCCAGGTGAAACACTGCATGCGATCAAGAATGTCACCATCAACGAGCCATTCTTCCAGGGCCATTTCCCTGTAGCTCCTGTGATGCCAGGTGTATTGATCCTAGAGGCTATGGCCCAGGCGACCGGTCTGTTAGCGTTTAAAACCATGAGCGATGAGCCATCTAACGATGCCTTATACTATTTTGCCGGTATCGATAACGCTCGCTTCAAGCGTGTGGTCGAGCCAGGCGACCAACTTCATTTCGAAGTTAAGATGATTAAAGAACGCCGCGGGATTGGCGTCTTCACAGGTGAAGCTAAGGTCGATGGCGAACTAGTTTGTTCGGCAGAGATCATGTGTGCCCGCAGAGAGATTGCCAAGTGA
- the lpxD gene encoding UDP-3-O-(3-hydroxymyristoyl)glucosamine N-acyltransferase, with translation MTSYTLSEIAAHLNAEVKGDETVTIHRVATLEKAQAGEISFLANPKYQSQLEGTAASAVLLSPKMAEHYSGNALVLADPYVGFARVAQLLDTTPKAAEAIHPSAVIDPSAQLGEGVAIGANAVIGAKVILGENVQVGPGCVLGQDVIVGSNSILWANVTLYHDVQLGTDCIVHSGTVIGSDGFGYANERGLWIKIPQTGGVRIGNRVEIGACTSIDRGALDHTEIHDGVIIDNQVQLAHNVVVGENTALAGSSTFAGSCNIGKYCIIGGSSAVAGHLSIADGTHISGGTNVTSVIREPGVYSSATVAMENKLWRRNTVRFRQLDELFQRVKQLEKNVKSDD, from the coding sequence ATGACAAGTTATACCCTAAGTGAGATCGCCGCCCATCTGAATGCCGAGGTCAAGGGTGACGAGACGGTGACTATTCACCGTGTCGCCACGCTGGAGAAGGCACAGGCGGGGGAGATCTCCTTTCTGGCGAATCCCAAATACCAGAGTCAGTTAGAAGGCACGGCAGCCTCTGCCGTGTTGCTTTCGCCCAAGATGGCCGAGCATTACAGTGGCAATGCCTTAGTGTTGGCCGACCCCTATGTGGGTTTTGCAAGAGTTGCTCAGCTGCTCGACACCACGCCTAAGGCCGCCGAGGCTATTCACCCCAGTGCGGTTATCGACCCTAGCGCCCAGCTGGGTGAAGGCGTCGCCATAGGGGCCAATGCGGTGATAGGCGCCAAGGTTATCTTAGGCGAGAATGTTCAGGTAGGTCCCGGCTGTGTGCTTGGCCAGGATGTTATCGTCGGCTCAAACTCTATCCTGTGGGCCAACGTGACCCTTTACCATGATGTGCAGCTGGGTACAGACTGTATCGTGCATTCGGGTACAGTGATCGGCTCTGACGGTTTTGGTTATGCCAATGAGCGTGGTCTATGGATCAAGATCCCACAAACCGGTGGGGTGCGTATCGGTAACCGTGTCGAGATAGGTGCCTGCACCAGTATCGACCGCGGCGCGCTGGATCACACAGAGATCCACGATGGAGTTATCATCGACAACCAGGTGCAGCTTGCACACAACGTGGTAGTGGGTGAAAACACCGCACTGGCCGGTAGCTCTACCTTTGCCGGCAGCTGTAATATAGGTAAATACTGTATCATAGGCGGCAGTAGCGCCGTGGCAGGGCATCTGTCGATTGCCGACGGTACCCATATCTCGGGTGGCACCAATGTGACGAGTGTTATTCGTGAGCCTGGTGTATACTCTTCTGCTACCGTTGCGATGGAAAACAAGTTGTGGCGACGTAATACCGTCAGATTCAGACAACTTGATGAATTGTTCCAACGCGTCAAACAGCTTGAAAAAAACGTTAAATCAGATGATTAA
- a CDS encoding OmpH family outer membrane protein, whose protein sequence is MFNRAMMVLVLLGAPIAAQAEKIAVVDMQAVFEQLPQREEVSKTLKTEFGDRVAGVQKMQEELRGMLEKQQRDAALMSETQKTEMLRKMESLKAELQLKGKALDEDMRRRNGEEQNKLLVKVQKAISAIAEKEKYDVVLQRGAVIYVKPTSDISSKVVEALSKG, encoded by the coding sequence ATGTTTAATCGCGCAATGATGGTGTTGGTTCTGTTAGGTGCACCTATCGCGGCACAAGCTGAAAAGATCGCCGTTGTCGATATGCAGGCGGTATTTGAGCAGCTACCACAGCGCGAAGAAGTCAGCAAAACACTGAAAACCGAATTCGGCGATCGTGTGGCTGGCGTACAGAAGATGCAGGAAGAGCTTCGCGGCATGCTAGAGAAGCAGCAACGCGACGCGGCCCTGATGAGCGAAACGCAGAAGACTGAGATGCTGCGCAAGATGGAGTCTCTCAAGGCTGAGCTACAGCTGAAGGGCAAGGCGCTGGATGAAGATATGCGTCGTCGTAACGGTGAAGAGCAAAACAAGCTATTGGTTAAGGTTCAAAAAGCCATCAGCGCTATCGCCGAGAAAGAGAAGTATGACGTAGTGCTACAGCGCGGCGCCGTGATCTACGTGAAGCCGACATCAGACATCAGCAGCAAAGTGGTTGAAGCTCTGAGCAAAGGCTAG
- the bamA gene encoding outer membrane protein assembly factor BamA — protein sequence MRLNKIFASMLLVGASLSGKGWADTFQPFEVTDIQVKGLQRVALGAALLNIPIKVGDTVDEMRLQQAIKSLYSSTNFEHIEVSRDGSVLVVTVKERPTISVVTFEGNKDIKDEQLQESLDGSGVKAGESLDRTMLSGIEKSLQDFYYGVGKYGAKVEAQVINLPRNRVELKFKFTEGLAAEIRQINVVGNTVFSDAELIGMLELKDYVAWWDLFGERRYQKQKLQADLETIKTFYHNRGYIRFEVTSTQVAMTPDRKGLYITINVDEGEQYKVKEVNLTGDLMGREEVMQAILPIKVGDTYNGADVTFTEEMYGKYLGRFGYAYPEVKTYPEIDDETKEVALNVNIKPGKRVYVRSINFTGNQVTKDEVMRRELRQMEGAWLNSAQVEQSKARLNRLGYFETVDTQTVQVPGTDDLVDVDFTVKEQPSGSFNAGVGYGTESGLSLQFGVQQSNFLGTGNQAGINLNTNKYSKNVNINYTDPYFTKDGVSLGGSIYWNEFDAQEANLERYKNSSYGIAVNSGFPINEYNRINGGIGYRHNSISEISAYEQALRFYNIYRDANDPNADLSFDNFELTLGWYRSTLNRGTFPTDGSSQRLSGKMTVPGSDLQYFKTDFDTSFYWPINRSHSFVLLTKARLGYGNGYGQYNDNDQILPFWENYYSGGSSSLRGFKSNSVGPRSFYLYRGSEPCSPDPAGDTCTLPGDPNRVTVSGGRSIGGNAIATASVEMIVPTPFLDEAYTNSVRTSFFVDAGNVWDTEFDYDAYRFLPAEQFDKLSDYSDPGRIRASAGMSVQWLSPMGPMVFSLAWPIKKYEDDDTEIFSFNIGKTF from the coding sequence ATGAGATTGAATAAAATTTTTGCCTCGATGTTATTAGTCGGTGCGTCTTTATCAGGGAAGGGTTGGGCCGATACATTCCAGCCTTTTGAAGTGACCGACATCCAGGTTAAGGGACTGCAGCGTGTTGCACTGGGTGCGGCGCTGTTGAATATTCCTATCAAGGTGGGAGACACGGTCGACGAGATGCGTCTGCAGCAGGCGATTAAGAGCCTGTATTCCTCGACTAACTTCGAGCATATCGAGGTGAGCCGCGATGGCAGCGTCTTGGTAGTAACGGTCAAAGAAAGGCCTACCATCAGCGTCGTGACCTTTGAAGGCAACAAGGACATTAAAGACGAGCAGCTGCAAGAGAGTCTCGACGGCAGTGGCGTCAAGGCCGGTGAGTCGCTGGATCGCACCATGCTCAGCGGCATCGAGAAGAGCCTGCAGGACTTCTACTATGGCGTGGGTAAATATGGCGCCAAGGTTGAGGCTCAGGTGATTAACCTGCCGCGTAACCGTGTCGAGTTGAAATTTAAGTTTACCGAAGGTTTGGCGGCAGAGATTCGTCAGATCAACGTGGTGGGCAACACTGTCTTTAGCGACGCCGAACTGATCGGCATGCTGGAGCTGAAAGACTATGTGGCATGGTGGGATCTCTTCGGTGAGCGCCGCTATCAGAAGCAGAAGCTGCAGGCCGACCTTGAAACCATCAAGACCTTCTACCACAACCGCGGTTATATCCGTTTCGAGGTGACCTCGACTCAGGTGGCGATGACCCCTGACCGTAAGGGTCTCTACATCACCATCAACGTTGACGAGGGTGAGCAGTACAAGGTTAAAGAAGTTAACCTGACTGGCGACCTCATGGGCCGCGAAGAGGTGATGCAGGCGATTCTGCCGATCAAGGTAGGCGATACCTATAACGGCGCGGATGTGACCTTTACCGAAGAGATGTATGGCAAGTATCTGGGCCGTTTCGGATATGCCTACCCAGAGGTGAAGACCTATCCTGAGATCGATGATGAGACTAAAGAGGTCGCCCTCAACGTCAACATCAAGCCGGGTAAGCGCGTCTATGTACGTAGCATTAACTTTACCGGTAACCAGGTTACCAAAGATGAGGTGATGCGCCGCGAGCTGCGTCAGATGGAAGGCGCTTGGCTGAACTCGGCCCAGGTTGAGCAATCCAAGGCGCGTCTGAACCGCCTGGGTTACTTCGAAACCGTCGATACTCAGACGGTTCAGGTGCCGGGCACAGATGACCTGGTGGACGTCGACTTCACCGTGAAGGAGCAGCCATCAGGCTCGTTCAACGCGGGGGTGGGTTATGGTACCGAGTCGGGCCTGAGCCTACAGTTCGGTGTGCAGCAGAGTAACTTCCTGGGTACAGGTAATCAGGCGGGTATCAACCTTAACACCAACAAATACTCGAAGAACGTCAACATCAACTACACAGATCCTTACTTCACCAAAGATGGCGTGAGCCTGGGTGGTAGCATCTACTGGAACGAGTTTGACGCTCAGGAAGCGAACCTCGAACGCTATAAGAACAGTTCTTACGGTATTGCTGTCAACTCCGGCTTCCCGATCAACGAATACAACCGTATCAACGGTGGTATCGGCTATCGTCACAACAGCATCTCGGAGATCTCGGCCTACGAGCAGGCCCTGCGCTTCTACAACATCTATCGTGATGCCAACGATCCTAACGCCGACCTGTCGTTCGATAACTTCGAGCTGACCCTCGGCTGGTACCGCAGCACGCTTAACCGCGGCACCTTCCCAACCGATGGTTCGTCACAGCGTCTGAGCGGCAAGATGACGGTGCCAGGTTCGGATCTGCAGTACTTTAAGACAGATTTCGATACCAGCTTCTACTGGCCAATCAACCGCAGCCACAGCTTCGTGCTCCTGACTAAGGCGCGCCTGGGTTATGGTAACGGTTATGGTCAGTACAACGACAACGACCAGATCCTACCTTTCTGGGAGAACTACTACTCGGGTGGTAGCAGCTCACTGCGTGGCTTCAAGTCTAATTCTGTGGGTCCACGTTCATTCTACCTGTATCGTGGTAGTGAGCCGTGCTCGCCAGATCCAGCAGGGGATACTTGTACCTTGCCAGGGGATCCTAACCGTGTCACTGTGAGCGGTGGCCGCTCTATCGGTGGTAACGCCATCGCTACGGCGAGTGTTGAGATGATAGTGCCAACTCCATTCCTGGATGAGGCCTACACTAACTCGGTGCGTACCAGCTTCTTCGTCGATGCGGGTAACGTCTGGGATACCGAGTTCGACTATGACGCCTATCGCTTCCTGCCGGCTGAGCAGTTCGACAAGTTGTCTGACTATTCAGACCCAGGACGTATCCGCGCCTCGGCGGGGATGAGCGTACAATGGTTGTCGCCAATGGGACCTATGGTATTTAGTCTTGCATGGCCAATCAAAAAATATGAAGATGATGACACAGAGATCTTCTCGTTCAACATTGGTAAAACTTTCTAA
- the rseP gene encoding sigma E protease regulator RseP — MLDFLWNLGSFIIALGILITAHEYGHFWVARRCGVKVERFSIGFGKAIWRKIGADGTEYVVAMIPLGGYVKMLDERVDTVADELKPQAFNRKSVWQRIAIVGAGPMANFVFAIFALYIMYLIGVPSIKPVIESTQSGSPAAVIQVKKPMQVIAVGDRSVRNWEEVTYALVGHIGDDAIDVTLAPLSGVMGEERTYKLDTRKWKFNPETESPITSLGLNVFRPAITPKLGFVAEDGAAYAAGLRLGDTLVAVDNKSYGDWDQFVAKIKASADKPISVTIRRDGEQLKFNVTPKARTIDGGKVEGVIGVAPTQAPWPDEMRLQLEYGVGESLMVAADKTWQLVSVSIKMIGKLFTGDVSVKNLSGPISIAQGAGNSANYGLVYFLGFLALISVNLGIINLLPLPVLDGGHLLYYFIEVITGRPVPEKVQEIGFRFGAALLLILMSIALFNDFSRL; from the coding sequence ATGCTAGACTTTTTGTGGAACTTGGGCTCATTCATTATCGCCCTTGGAATTCTCATCACAGCCCATGAATATGGTCACTTCTGGGTGGCCAGACGTTGCGGCGTGAAAGTTGAGCGTTTCTCTATCGGTTTCGGTAAGGCCATCTGGCGCAAGATCGGCGCCGATGGTACCGAGTACGTGGTGGCCATGATCCCCCTCGGCGGCTATGTGAAGATGCTCGACGAGCGGGTCGATACCGTAGCCGATGAGCTAAAGCCCCAGGCCTTTAACCGTAAATCTGTCTGGCAGCGCATCGCCATCGTCGGTGCCGGCCCCATGGCCAACTTCGTGTTTGCCATCTTTGCCCTCTACATCATGTACCTTATCGGCGTGCCCTCGATTAAACCTGTGATCGAATCGACACAGTCCGGCTCGCCGGCGGCTGTGATTCAGGTCAAGAAGCCGATGCAGGTGATTGCCGTTGGCGATCGCAGCGTACGCAACTGGGAAGAGGTGACCTACGCCTTGGTCGGTCACATAGGTGATGATGCCATCGACGTCACGCTGGCCCCCTTATCGGGCGTGATGGGCGAGGAGCGCACCTATAAGTTAGATACCCGCAAGTGGAAGTTTAATCCTGAGACTGAGTCGCCCATTACTTCGCTGGGCCTCAATGTCTTTAGGCCTGCCATCACCCCTAAGTTGGGTTTTGTGGCCGAAGATGGCGCCGCCTACGCGGCTGGTTTGCGCCTAGGTGACACCTTAGTCGCCGTCGATAACAAATCTTATGGCGATTGGGATCAGTTTGTTGCCAAGATCAAGGCATCGGCGGATAAGCCAATTAGCGTGACCATCAGACGCGACGGTGAGCAGCTTAAGTTTAATGTCACCCCTAAAGCGCGCACTATTGACGGCGGTAAGGTCGAGGGCGTGATTGGCGTGGCACCGACCCAGGCGCCTTGGCCTGATGAGATGCGTCTGCAACTGGAATACGGTGTCGGTGAGTCCCTCATGGTCGCCGCCGATAAAACATGGCAACTTGTATCGGTCAGCATTAAGATGATCGGCAAACTCTTTACCGGTGACGTGTCGGTGAAGAATTTGAGCGGCCCTATCTCTATCGCTCAGGGCGCGGGAAACAGCGCCAACTATGGTTTAGTTTACTTTTTGGGATTCCTGGCATTAATCAGCGTGAATTTAGGCATTATTAATTTATTGCCTTTACCCGTGCTTGATGGCGGGCATCTGTTATATTACTTCATCGAAGTGATCACAGGCAGGCCTGTACCGGAAAAGGTGCAGGAAATTGGATTCAGATTTGGGGCAGCCTTGCTGCTAATATTGATGAGTATCGCCCTTTTCAATGATTTTTCCCGACTCTGA
- the ispC gene encoding 1-deoxy-D-xylulose-5-phosphate reductoisomerase, translating into MQKMVILGATGSIGASTLSVIEQNPEAYKAFALVAHKSVDKMLDLCIKYNPSIAHMVDPQAAAELQRRLPAHMAIAVSSGEDELAAIVALPEVDCVMAAIVGAAGLPATLAAVKAGKRVLLANKESLVMSGRLFIDAMQGSNAKVLPVDSEHNAIFQCLPEPAQQAIGACDLAGAGISHILLTGSGGPFLTSDLDSLSQMTPDQACKHPNWSMGRKISVDSASMMNKGLEYIEARWLFNATKEQLKVVVHPQSVIHSMVQYKDGSVLAQMGNPDMRTPIAHCMAYPQRISAGVEPLDFFKVGQLSFLEPDFNRFPCLKLAIDACEQGQEATTVLNAANEVSVEAFLAGLIRFTDIARVNEYCLSHVEQRSLDTIEDILALDGLARRAAQERVAKL; encoded by the coding sequence ATGCAGAAAATGGTGATTCTAGGCGCCACAGGTTCTATCGGCGCCAGTACCCTGAGCGTTATCGAGCAAAATCCTGAGGCCTACAAGGCCTTTGCCCTGGTCGCCCATAAGAGTGTCGATAAGATGCTCGACTTGTGTATCAAGTACAATCCATCGATAGCCCACATGGTCGACCCCCAGGCGGCAGCCGAGTTGCAGCGTCGTTTGCCGGCGCACATGGCTATTGCCGTCTCTTCGGGCGAAGATGAGTTGGCGGCTATCGTTGCTCTGCCCGAGGTGGATTGCGTCATGGCGGCCATCGTCGGCGCGGCGGGTCTACCTGCCACACTGGCGGCGGTTAAGGCGGGTAAGCGGGTGCTGCTGGCCAATAAAGAGTCGCTGGTGATGTCGGGTCGTCTGTTTATCGATGCGATGCAGGGCTCAAACGCCAAGGTGTTGCCAGTAGACAGTGAGCACAACGCCATCTTCCAGTGTCTGCCAGAGCCTGCTCAGCAAGCCATTGGCGCCTGCGATCTGGCCGGTGCCGGCATCTCCCATATTTTGTTGACCGGATCGGGCGGACCTTTTCTCACCTCAGATCTCGATAGTCTGAGTCAGATGACGCCGGACCAGGCCTGCAAACATCCTAACTGGTCCATGGGGCGTAAGATCTCGGTCGATTCCGCCAGTATGATGAACAAGGGACTCGAGTATATCGAGGCCCGTTGGCTGTTTAATGCCACCAAAGAGCAACTCAAGGTCGTAGTGCATCCCCAGAGCGTGATCCACTCTATGGTGCAGTATAAGGACGGCAGCGTGTTGGCCCAGATGGGCAATCCAGACATGCGCACGCCCATAGCGCACTGCATGGCCTATCCGCAAAGAATTTCGGCGGGCGTTGAACCTTTAGATTTTTTCAAAGTCGGACAGTTAAGCTTTCTTGAACCCGACTTCAATCGCTTCCCCTGTCTGAAGTTGGCCATAGATGCCTGCGAGCAGGGACAGGAAGCCACCACGGTATTGAACGCGGCCAACGAGGTGTCGGTCGAGGCCTTCCTGGCAGGATTGATACGTTTTACCGATATCGCACGGGTAAACGAGTATTGCCTGAGTCATGTCGAGCAGCGTAGCTTAGACACCATAGAAGATATTTTGGCGCTGGATGGCCTGGCACGGCGTGCGGCGCAGGAGCGGGTCGCCAAACTATAA
- a CDS encoding phosphatidate cytidylyltransferase gives MLKHRIITAVWLIPLVMGAIFFFPVEYFSWALVAVFLIAAKEWGRIIDKRCNVTQWSFTLTIGILLVALNLLVPTEEVWFKGQLHPVYLAITLIGAMWWVISLFLVLSYPKSAALWGKSHMLKSMFGQLTLVPCFTALIALKALSTASMPYYGGALVFLVMLTVWATDSGAYFAGKALGKHKLMPNVSPAKTVEGLLGGLVTTMVVVAGVMMVSPEQELGLVIGVTLFVALVSALGDLSESMFKRVADIKDSGTILPGHGGVLDRIDSLTAALPIFTLIYIAFWM, from the coding sequence TTGCTAAAACATAGAATAATAACAGCAGTATGGTTGATCCCATTGGTGATGGGAGCCATTTTCTTTTTCCCTGTGGAGTATTTTTCATGGGCATTGGTGGCTGTGTTCCTGATCGCCGCCAAAGAGTGGGGACGCATCATAGACAAGCGCTGTAATGTGACCCAGTGGAGTTTCACCCTGACCATAGGCATCTTGCTGGTGGCGTTAAACCTCCTGGTGCCCACCGAAGAGGTTTGGTTTAAGGGGCAGCTACATCCTGTCTATCTCGCCATCACACTGATTGGCGCCATGTGGTGGGTCATCTCGTTATTCCTGGTACTCAGCTACCCTAAAAGTGCCGCCCTCTGGGGCAAGAGCCACATGCTGAAATCTATGTTTGGTCAGCTAACCCTAGTGCCCTGTTTTACCGCCCTGATCGCGCTAAAGGCCCTGAGCACGGCGAGTATGCCATACTATGGCGGCGCCTTGGTATTCCTGGTGATGCTCACCGTGTGGGCGACTGATTCTGGTGCCTATTTTGCCGGTAAGGCCCTAGGCAAGCACAAGCTGATGCCTAACGTGAGTCCGGCAAAAACCGTCGAGGGGCTGCTCGGTGGCCTGGTGACTACTATGGTGGTCGTGGCGGGCGTGATGATGGTCTCGCCAGAGCAGGAGTTGGGACTCGTCATCGGCGTGACCCTGTTTGTCGCCCTGGTCTCGGCCCTTGGGGATCTATCGGAAAGTATGTTTAAGCGTGTGGCCGACATTAAAGATTCGGGCACCATATTGCCGGGTCATGGCGGGGTGCTGGATCGCATCGACAGCCTGACGGCGGCGCTGCCCATCTTTACCCTAATTTATATCGCATTTTGGATGTAA
- a CDS encoding isoprenyl transferase — protein MSIESQSGSELSNEALAELVKQSIPKHVAIIMDGNGRWAQAQGKPRVVGHKAGVKTVRRAVSMAREMGIGSLTLFAFSSENWRRPEKEVSLLMELFFTVLQREIKLLDKNGVRLNIIGDISRFSARLQKQIAAAMEKTANNTGLILNVAANYGGRWDIVQAAQTLAKKVESGEMTSSQFTEEALSQHLSMQNQPEVDLMIRTGGDFRISNFVLWQAAYAELVFTDVLWPDFDEQAFKDAVAVFATRQRRFGLTGSQIETLQAE, from the coding sequence ATGTCAATCGAATCTCAATCTGGCTCTGAGTTATCTAATGAAGCACTCGCAGAGCTGGTAAAACAGTCTATTCCCAAGCACGTGGCGATCATCATGGATGGCAACGGGCGCTGGGCACAGGCACAGGGCAAGCCCCGTGTTGTGGGCCACAAGGCCGGTGTAAAGACTGTTCGCCGTGCGGTGAGTATGGCGCGTGAGATGGGGATAGGTTCGTTAACCCTGTTTGCGTTTTCCAGTGAAAACTGGCGCAGACCCGAGAAAGAAGTCAGCCTCCTGATGGAGCTGTTTTTCACCGTTTTACAACGAGAAATAAAACTACTGGATAAAAACGGGGTCAGGCTCAACATCATAGGGGACATCAGTCGTTTTTCTGCCCGCTTACAAAAGCAGATCGCCGCGGCGATGGAGAAGACGGCCAACAACACTGGTTTGATCCTCAATGTGGCGGCCAACTACGGCGGTCGCTGGGACATAGTGCAGGCGGCGCAAACCTTAGCCAAAAAGGTGGAATCTGGCGAAATGACCAGCAGTCAGTTCACCGAGGAGGCGCTAAGTCAGCATTTAAGCATGCAAAATCAACCGGAAGTTGATTTAATGATTCGCACCGGTGGCGATTTTCGCATTAGTAACTTTGTGTTATGGCAAGCGGCTTACGCAGAGTTAGTGTTTACTGATGTGTTGTGGCCAGATTTTGATGAACAGGCCTTTAAAGATGCGGTAGCCGTATTTGCTACCCGGCAGCGCCGTTTTGGATTGACGGGTTCTCAAATTGAGACTTTGCAGGCTGAGTAA
- the frr gene encoding ribosome recycling factor has translation MINEIKEDAKSRMAKCVEATKNQMAKVRTGRAHPSLLDSIKVPYYGTPTPLKQVGNVSIEDSRTLAITVFDTTMIAAVEKAIMSSDLGLNPMSAGTTIRIPLPALTEERRKDLIKVVRAEAENGRIAVRNVRRDANSDVKALEKEKECTEDDVRRTEDEIQKFTDAHIKQIDEILTAKEAELMEV, from the coding sequence GTGATTAACGAAATCAAAGAAGATGCAAAGAGCCGTATGGCGAAGTGTGTTGAAGCGACTAAGAATCAAATGGCTAAAGTACGTACTGGTCGTGCTCACCCAAGTCTGCTTGATTCGATCAAGGTACCTTACTATGGTACGCCAACCCCGCTTAAGCAGGTAGGTAACGTATCTATTGAAGATTCTCGTACTCTGGCAATCACTGTCTTTGATACCACTATGATTGCAGCGGTTGAGAAGGCGATCATGAGTTCAGATCTGGGCCTAAACCCTATGTCTGCCGGTACGACTATCCGTATTCCGCTACCAGCACTGACCGAAGAGCGTCGTAAGGACCTGATCAAGGTAGTTCGCGCCGAGGCTGAAAACGGTCGTATCGCCGTACGTAACGTGCGTCGTGACGCTAACTCTGACGTGAAAGCGCTGGAGAAAGAGAAAGAGTGTACCGAGGACGATGTACGCCGCACTGAAGATGAGATTCAGAAGTTTACTGACGCTCACATCAAGCAGATCGATGAGATCTTGACGGCAAAAGAAGCAGAGTTGATGGAAGTCTAA